From the Deinococcus radiophilus genome, one window contains:
- a CDS encoding diaminopimelate decarboxylase family protein has product MPEKTLPTTHQRLTELAQELPTPFHLYDEQGIRENARAFMQAFSWSPGFKNYYAVKAAPTPALIRILAEEGFGADCSSLPELELSQRVGITGENIMFTSNDTPPEEFRRAAELGAIINLDDITHIQALEDAVGQLPELLSFRYNPGPERTGNAIIGNPVEAKYGVTSEQLLDCYRIARDRGVKRFALHTMVASNELDASFIIETARMLFTLAVRIKDELGIQLEFVNLGGGIGIPYRPEQAAMSYQEVSDGIRALYEEMIVPAGLDPLRLSFECGRVMTGPYGYLVSKVRHVTGKYKDYVGLDACMTNLMRPAMYGSYHHITALNKPGDAPTKAVDVTGSLCENNDKFAIDRELPVMASGDVVVIHDAGAHGHSMGFNYNGKLRSAEYLLHPDGSVTMIRRAETMDDLFATIEW; this is encoded by the coding sequence GTGCCTGAAAAAACCCTCCCCACCACCCATCAGCGCCTGACCGAACTGGCCCAGGAACTGCCCACGCCCTTTCACCTCTACGACGAGCAGGGCATCCGTGAAAATGCCCGCGCCTTTATGCAGGCGTTCAGCTGGTCGCCCGGTTTCAAGAACTACTACGCCGTCAAGGCCGCGCCCACCCCGGCGCTGATCCGTATCCTGGCCGAAGAAGGCTTCGGGGCCGACTGCTCCTCGCTGCCGGAACTCGAACTCTCGCAGCGGGTGGGCATCACCGGCGAGAACATCATGTTCACGTCCAACGACACGCCGCCTGAGGAGTTCCGCCGTGCCGCCGAGCTGGGAGCCATCATCAATCTGGACGACATCACCCACATTCAGGCGCTGGAAGACGCCGTGGGCCAGCTGCCCGAACTGCTGTCGTTCCGCTATAACCCCGGCCCTGAGCGAACGGGTAACGCGATTATCGGCAACCCAGTGGAGGCCAAGTACGGTGTCACCTCCGAGCAGTTGCTGGATTGCTACCGCATCGCCCGTGACAGGGGCGTGAAGCGTTTTGCCCTGCATACGATGGTCGCCAGCAACGAGCTGGACGCCTCTTTTATCATCGAGACAGCCCGGATGCTGTTCACGCTGGCGGTGCGGATCAAAGACGAGCTGGGTATCCAGCTGGAGTTCGTCAACCTGGGCGGTGGCATCGGCATTCCCTACCGCCCCGAGCAAGCGGCCATGAGCTACCAGGAAGTCTCGGACGGTATCCGTGCCCTATACGAGGAAATGATCGTGCCCGCTGGCCTTGATCCGCTGCGCCTGAGCTTCGAGTGTGGCCGCGTGATGACCGGGCCGTACGGCTATCTGGTCAGCAAAGTGCGTCACGTCACCGGCAAGTACAAGGACTACGTGGGCCTGGACGCCTGCATGACCAACCTGATGCGCCCCGCCATGTATGGCAGCTACCACCACATCACCGCGCTGAACAAGCCAGGGGATGCGCCCACCAAGGCTGTGGACGTGACTGGCTCACTATGCGAGAACAACGACAAATTTGCCATTGACCGCGAGTTGCCTGTAATGGCAAGCGGCGACGTGGTCGTGATTCACGACGCCGGAGCACACGGGCACAGCATGGGCTTCAACTACAATGGCAAGCTCCGCAGCGCTGAGTACCTGCTGCACCCGGACGGCAGCGTGACGATGATCCGCCGCGCCGAGACGATGGACGATCTGTTCGCTACCATTGAGTGGTGA
- a CDS encoding GGDEF domain-containing protein: MPQGDAVWVAPVLHFTTVAVAVVYTWQFWEQDRRQRALGIFTAALSVHLIADILVRGQFSFVLPGTGLTSNGLGQSLYMVTSALIVWALMMFLPRHLPAQRQVGQVLDGMIIAGTAGILLWAGGASRLFNGLWELDSLVRVGSVLLNLLILGLTLVVLRHTRRNRVNLLLAAGLLLYVVSHIWAVLLGHVALPGGGLDLLWSLGLIFQITALHHLVRPQWLRQGSAAGSGIRSLKLALSVMPYVAVPLACVSLLLSVNFGSAFLGDTEAQGVLWGTVSVILLATLRNGLTAIENADMTSELRERRAELEHLAYHDPLTGLANRAAFTQFFANDARVKGGQPYTIFSLDLNGFKEINDVYGHATGDLMLRHVAKLLYRAVAAPGQIFRWGGDEFVIVVPGMQRPADAEALARFIEANVTAPMMHQGQRLSVGTAVGYALGRGAENHEAMLSLADSDMYAGKQRGGRHR; the protein is encoded by the coding sequence TTGCCCCAAGGTGATGCAGTATGGGTGGCCCCGGTGTTGCATTTCACCACCGTAGCCGTCGCAGTGGTCTATACCTGGCAGTTCTGGGAACAGGACCGTCGCCAGCGTGCATTGGGGATTTTTACTGCCGCACTGAGCGTTCACCTGATCGCAGATATCTTGGTCCGCGGGCAGTTCAGTTTCGTCTTGCCAGGAACAGGCCTGACGTCAAACGGCCTGGGCCAGAGTCTCTATATGGTGACCTCGGCCCTGATTGTCTGGGCCCTGATGATGTTCTTGCCACGCCATCTGCCTGCGCAGCGTCAGGTGGGGCAGGTACTTGATGGCATGATCATTGCAGGCACCGCCGGCATCTTGCTCTGGGCCGGTGGGGCCAGCCGTCTGTTTAACGGCCTATGGGAGCTGGACAGCCTGGTCCGTGTGGGCAGTGTGCTGCTCAATCTGCTGATTCTGGGCCTGACCCTGGTGGTCCTGCGCCATACCCGCCGCAACCGGGTCAACCTCCTGCTGGCTGCCGGACTGCTGCTGTATGTCGTGTCGCACATCTGGGCTGTGCTCCTGGGTCATGTGGCCTTGCCGGGTGGCGGACTTGACCTGCTGTGGTCCCTGGGGCTGATTTTTCAGATCACCGCGCTGCATCATCTGGTTCGCCCACAGTGGCTCCGGCAGGGCAGCGCAGCGGGGTCAGGCATCCGCAGCCTGAAGCTCGCTCTTTCAGTCATGCCTTATGTGGCCGTGCCGCTGGCCTGCGTCAGCTTGCTGCTGAGTGTGAACTTCGGTTCGGCCTTTTTGGGAGACACGGAGGCCCAAGGCGTGCTGTGGGGAACCGTCAGCGTGATTCTGCTGGCGACCCTCCGCAACGGCCTAACGGCCATCGAAAATGCCGATATGACCAGCGAACTGCGTGAGCGCCGCGCCGAGCTGGAACATCTGGCCTACCACGATCCCTTGACCGGACTGGCCAACCGCGCCGCCTTTACCCAGTTCTTCGCAAACGATGCCCGTGTCAAAGGTGGACAGCCCTATACCATCTTCTCGTTGGACCTGAACGGCTTTAAGGAAATCAACGACGTGTACGGCCACGCCACCGGAGACCTGATGCTGAGGCACGTCGCCAAGCTGCTTTACCGCGCCGTCGCCGCGCCAGGGCAGATCTTCCGCTGGGGCGGCGATGAATTCGTGATCGTGGTGCCAGGGATGCAGCGCCCCGCCGACGCCGAAGCGCTGGCCCGCTTTATTGAGGCCAACGTCACAGCCCCGATGATGCATCAGGGCCAGCGCCTGAGTGTCGGCACTGCCGTGGGCTACGCGCTAGGACGCGGTGCAGAGAACCACGAGGCCATGTTGAGTCTGGCCGACAGCGACATGTATGCCGGCAAGCAACGGGGCGGGAGGCACCGCTAA
- a CDS encoding class I SAM-dependent methyltransferase: MKRPRPARFAPQSAEARRSERRGRPEGERTGQGKRLRVGRRPRGGADESGPRPGSPAEVPHSEVGYFDVIEAHLPPVAEALRSAPGAPPLTKSGVRGYPGVDPAQLLLFQTMLRRKARGPILDLSPAGGLLAALPGAELRPAEGSAPALRALDVAGLNPVAAALGDDLSGYWEDPARTVACVLAGDRGTAYALGQISWAHAHTPPGGKLYLAGDKAKGFDRYVRAASKAYGAGETIARDGGMRVAVLTRRPGPTPALADAEHYELGGVKVVGLPGVFSAGRADKATSLLLETLEGLDLRGKAVLDLGCGTGLIGAWAAQRGAAVTLADADLQSVRSAQLTLEANGVSGEVVHSDVDGTLGERRFDMILSNPPFHVGRGVVLDVAREFIAAAARRLRPGGQLILVANDFLPYEAEMSVVGATEVLAHEQGFKVLAVRRAGSRPS, encoded by the coding sequence ATGAAGCGTCCCCGCCCGGCCCGTTTTGCTCCCCAATCTGCCGAAGCCCGTCGCTCTGAGCGCCGGGGTAGGCCAGAGGGTGAACGTACAGGTCAGGGCAAGCGTTTGCGGGTAGGACGCCGTCCTAGAGGGGGCGCCGATGAAAGTGGCCCGCGCCCTGGCTCACCAGCTGAAGTGCCGCACAGCGAGGTGGGGTATTTCGATGTTATCGAGGCGCACCTGCCACCTGTTGCCGAGGCGCTCCGATCTGCTCCGGGTGCCCCACCACTTACCAAGTCGGGGGTGCGTGGCTACCCTGGCGTGGACCCCGCGCAGCTGCTGCTGTTTCAGACCATGCTGAGGCGCAAAGCGCGTGGGCCAATTCTGGATCTCAGTCCGGCGGGTGGCCTGTTGGCGGCGTTGCCCGGCGCTGAGCTGCGGCCCGCCGAGGGCTCGGCCCCGGCCTTGCGGGCGCTGGACGTAGCGGGGCTCAATCCGGTAGCGGCCGCCCTGGGCGATGATCTCAGCGGCTACTGGGAAGACCCAGCCCGCACCGTGGCCTGCGTATTGGCTGGGGACCGGGGAACTGCCTATGCCCTGGGACAGATCAGCTGGGCGCACGCCCACACGCCGCCCGGCGGCAAGTTGTATTTGGCAGGCGACAAGGCCAAAGGCTTTGACCGTTATGTTCGCGCGGCTTCCAAGGCTTACGGGGCGGGGGAGACCATCGCGCGGGACGGGGGGATGCGGGTGGCGGTCCTCACCCGTCGGCCTGGTCCCACACCCGCACTGGCCGATGCTGAGCACTACGAGCTAGGCGGTGTCAAGGTGGTCGGCTTGCCGGGTGTCTTTAGTGCAGGGCGGGCCGACAAGGCGACCTCGCTGCTGCTGGAGACCTTGGAGGGGTTGGACCTGCGGGGCAAGGCCGTGCTGGACCTGGGCTGCGGCACCGGGCTGATCGGGGCCTGGGCAGCGCAGCGCGGCGCAGCAGTCACCCTGGCCGACGCCGATCTGCAGAGTGTCCGGAGTGCCCAGCTGACCCTGGAGGCCAATGGGGTATCTGGTGAGGTCGTGCACTCGGATGTGGACGGTACGCTGGGTGAGCGCCGCTTTGACATGATCCTGAGCAATCCACCTTTTCACGTGGGGCGCGGCGTGGTGCTGGATGTGGCCCGCGAGTTTATTGCGGCGGCAGCCCGCCGTCTCCGGCCCGGCGGCCAACTGATTCTGGTGGCCAACGACTTCCTGCCTTACGAGGCGGAAATGTCCGTGGTCGGAGCCACCGAAGTGCTGGCGCATGAGCAGGGTTTCAAGGTGCTGGCCGTCCGCCGTGCGGGATCACGGCCGAGCTGA
- the rpoD gene encoding RNA polymerase sigma factor RpoD: MAETKTPKARKAAAAKSDDAETTTAKKPARAAKAASKEAAPKGTKKPAAKKPAAKKAPKAAEAADSAVDKAEKGEKTRKADGSDRAYYAHAAIQELIKNAKASGVVTSEDAASALATALEAAGMDPDSSDEFDDLQLFLASKNIEVQDDEDPEDDDAEEGKDEDDGEDEEKYYDDMPRAVSNDPVRQYLHEIGRVPLLTLEEEIALARRIEDGEFARVELEEAGEDVDDRGRRALQRRMEDGAAARQGLIEANLRLVVSIAKKYTGRGLNFLDLIQEGNQGLIRAVEKFEYRRRYKFSTYATWWIRQAINRAIADQARTIRIPVHMVETINKLTRTARQLQQELSREALPEEIAEAMGPGWDANKVEEVQKVSQEPVSLETPIGDEKDSFYGDFIPDDNLDSPVDNAAKTLLSEELEKALGKLTEREAMVLKFRKGLVDGREHTLEEVGQRFNVTRERIRQIENKALRKLKYHESRTRKLRDFLE; encoded by the coding sequence ATGGCCGAAACCAAGACCCCCAAAGCCCGTAAAGCCGCTGCCGCCAAGTCGGACGACGCTGAGACCACGACGGCCAAAAAGCCGGCCCGCGCCGCCAAAGCAGCGTCCAAGGAGGCCGCACCCAAGGGGACCAAAAAACCCGCTGCCAAGAAGCCCGCTGCTAAAAAGGCCCCGAAAGCGGCTGAAGCGGCCGATAGCGCTGTCGACAAAGCCGAAAAGGGTGAGAAGACCCGCAAGGCCGACGGCTCGGACCGTGCGTACTACGCCCACGCCGCTATTCAGGAACTGATCAAGAATGCCAAGGCCAGCGGAGTGGTGACCAGTGAAGACGCCGCCTCAGCGCTGGCGACTGCGCTGGAAGCTGCGGGCATGGACCCTGACTCCAGTGACGAGTTTGACGACCTGCAACTGTTCTTGGCCTCCAAAAATATTGAGGTACAGGACGACGAGGACCCAGAGGACGACGACGCCGAAGAAGGCAAAGATGAGGACGACGGCGAGGACGAGGAAAAGTACTACGATGACATGCCCCGCGCCGTCAGCAACGATCCCGTGCGTCAGTATCTGCACGAAATTGGCCGGGTGCCGCTGCTGACGCTGGAAGAGGAAATCGCGCTGGCCCGCCGCATTGAAGACGGCGAATTTGCCCGTGTGGAGCTGGAAGAAGCGGGTGAGGACGTGGACGATCGGGGCCGCCGCGCCCTGCAACGCCGTATGGAAGACGGTGCCGCCGCGCGTCAGGGACTGATTGAGGCCAACTTGCGTCTGGTGGTCAGTATCGCTAAGAAGTACACCGGACGTGGCCTGAACTTTCTTGATCTGATTCAAGAAGGCAACCAGGGCCTGATCCGCGCGGTGGAGAAGTTCGAGTACCGCCGCCGCTACAAGTTCTCTACCTACGCCACCTGGTGGATTCGACAGGCGATCAACCGCGCCATTGCCGACCAAGCCCGCACCATCCGTATCCCGGTGCACATGGTGGAAACCATCAACAAGCTGACCCGCACGGCCCGGCAGTTGCAGCAGGAACTGAGCCGCGAAGCGCTGCCCGAGGAAATCGCTGAAGCGATGGGCCCCGGCTGGGACGCCAACAAGGTGGAAGAAGTTCAGAAAGTCAGTCAGGAACCAGTGTCGCTGGAAACCCCGATTGGCGATGAAAAGGACTCCTTCTACGGCGACTTTATCCCCGACGACAACCTCGACAGCCCAGTGGACAATGCTGCCAAGACCCTGCTCAGTGAGGAACTGGAAAAAGCGCTAGGCAAGCTGACCGAGCGCGAAGCGATGGTTCTGAAGTTCCGCAAAGGGCTGGTCGACGGTCGTGAACACACTCTGGAAGAGGTGGGCCAGCGCTTCAACGTGACCCGCGAGCGTATCCGCCAGATCGAGAACAAGGCGCTGCGCAAGCTGAAGTACCACGAGAGCCGCACCCGCAAGCTGCGCGACTTCTTGGAGTGA
- a CDS encoding DUF4129 domain-containing protein, whose protein sequence is MTDNSPGLKAALGDWRALAYAALPLVMAAMLPPLALLSLMAVFALTTHEKYSKHRVNLSLLVVALNLIGTLWLALQNGDQRYAVASFFVVVAQLAATLLVIQAAERVEEQRGQGWLWLLPLVLLAPHPLTLVGLGAASLLRFSPDDRALSGRWQGGRQLGRGWTWLAGALALALTLSLVLPQNSLWTQARTYMGTVQEVAVVDTSGRPVQQKDVEGYYGQPASRSGEVRGAPPFGGLNSVADGLLNLLSVVMMLAICMLAAQRLMHELRRPGGPRRWPEMVPLLAALAVPLTLLALMLAAQFDIMDITVLDGKPNAEGSPTGEAALDPAPDTEPASPTWQRYLVGNAVFLIPGVMLLTALLAMMWHVWTRRYQRDYISEVDTVEAEQSLPTSAPQDTAPRHRVRVAYAQVETHLRGLGLSRASHETPAEYLRRAAQQWPGLAAPLATLGAAYGPVRYGGGVSSVEADQAEQSAQVVLASDKPRI, encoded by the coding sequence ATGACCGACAATTCACCTGGCCTGAAGGCCGCGCTGGGAGACTGGCGTGCTCTGGCCTACGCTGCGCTCCCACTGGTCATGGCTGCCATGCTGCCGCCGCTGGCCTTGCTGAGCCTGATGGCTGTCTTTGCGCTGACGACCCATGAGAAGTACAGCAAGCACCGCGTCAATCTCAGCCTGCTGGTGGTGGCCCTCAACCTGATCGGTACGCTGTGGCTGGCCCTTCAGAATGGGGATCAGCGCTACGCGGTGGCGTCGTTTTTTGTGGTGGTGGCGCAATTGGCCGCCACACTGTTGGTAATTCAGGCCGCCGAACGTGTGGAGGAGCAGCGCGGACAGGGCTGGTTGTGGCTGCTGCCCTTGGTCCTGCTGGCTCCACACCCGCTGACACTGGTCGGCCTGGGTGCGGCTAGCCTGCTGCGGTTCAGTCCGGATGACCGCGCCCTCTCAGGCCGCTGGCAGGGTGGCCGACAGCTGGGCCGGGGCTGGACCTGGCTGGCGGGCGCCTTGGCGCTGGCACTGACCCTGAGCCTGGTTTTGCCCCAGAACTCGCTGTGGACCCAGGCCCGCACCTATATGGGTACGGTGCAGGAGGTGGCGGTGGTAGATACTTCTGGCAGGCCAGTGCAGCAAAAGGACGTGGAGGGCTATTACGGTCAACCCGCCAGCCGGTCTGGCGAAGTGCGTGGAGCACCCCCGTTCGGTGGACTGAACAGTGTGGCTGATGGGCTACTCAATCTCTTGTCAGTGGTCATGATGCTCGCCATTTGTATGTTGGCTGCCCAGCGCCTGATGCATGAACTGCGCCGTCCCGGTGGCCCACGCCGCTGGCCGGAGATGGTGCCGTTATTGGCAGCGCTGGCGGTGCCACTGACCTTGTTGGCTCTCATGTTGGCCGCGCAGTTCGACATCATGGACATCACCGTGTTGGATGGCAAGCCCAACGCCGAAGGCTCGCCTACTGGGGAAGCGGCTCTGGACCCTGCACCAGATACAGAGCCGGCGTCCCCCACATGGCAGCGCTACTTGGTGGGCAATGCGGTGTTCCTGATCCCGGGAGTCATGCTCCTTACCGCGTTGCTGGCGATGATGTGGCACGTATGGACCCGCCGGTATCAGCGGGACTATATCTCCGAAGTGGACACCGTCGAGGCTGAACAGTCCCTGCCCACCTCCGCGCCGCAGGATACGGCGCCACGGCACCGCGTGCGGGTGGCCTATGCCCAGGTCGAAACCCACCTGAGGGGCCTGGGCCTGAGCCGCGCCAGCCACGAGACACCCGCCGAATATCTGCGCCGCGCCGCCCAGCAATGGCCGGGCCTGGCTGCGCCGCTGGCCACCCTGGGCGCGGCCTACGGCCCCGTGCGCTACGGTGGCGGGGTCAGCTCAGTGGAGGCGGATCAAGCCGAACAGAGTGCCCAGGTAGTTCTTGCAAGTGACAAGCCCAGAATTTAA
- a CDS encoding transposase, whose protein sequence is MGKQRKTWSPELKEQIVLAVLSGEHTIAEAAREYEVSESLIHTWRAQFLEAGRARLQGVRPDAAQKKLEKEVQQLKAIIADKELSLYIAKKIRGL, encoded by the coding sequence ATGGGAAAACAGCGCAAAACCTGGTCACCTGAACTCAAGGAGCAGATTGTTCTGGCTGTCCTGAGCGGGGAGCACACCATCGCAGAAGCTGCTCGTGAATACGAGGTCAGCGAGAGCTTGATTCACACCTGGCGTGCCCAGTTTCTGGAAGCGGGCCGTGCCCGCCTCCAGGGAGTGAGGCCGGATGCAGCCCAGAAGAAGTTGGAGAAGGAAGTCCAGCAGCTCAAGGCCATCATTGCGGACAAGGAATTGTCACTCTATATCGCAAAAAAAATCCGGGGTCTCTGA
- a CDS encoding integrase core domain-containing protein: MDELLACYQELLGDHPKLSLSRFAGEVERPYHVLRDARQNAERSAQRTERRQHVLEEVRLKALEEPLSGYRLIYQALQQDVLRPAPGLHTVRRCMVELKVQRPIPRKKRRPSACPTSIVLWPAGRRVQVDAIRLSLPDGICWAYLVLDVESRALLHIEVVRNLSASSAVTALQRGVYVLHHLGIHEQLLIMTDGGSDFTSGAFQAACQEPGNWVRAKVSQKRGMGILERLNRTFKYDGVFREELTNIAQLRAFSTKFKNWYNSGRRHSSLGYAYPWVKLLEATESSNVA; encoded by the coding sequence GTGGATGAACTCCTGGCGTGCTACCAGGAGTTGCTCGGAGACCACCCGAAACTCAGTCTCAGCAGATTTGCTGGCGAGGTGGAGCGTCCATATCACGTCCTGCGCGATGCCCGGCAGAACGCAGAGCGTTCTGCACAGCGGACGGAGCGACGTCAGCACGTCCTGGAAGAGGTACGGCTGAAAGCCCTGGAAGAGCCACTCAGCGGCTACCGTCTGATTTATCAGGCCCTACAACAAGATGTTCTGCGGCCTGCTCCGGGCCTCCATACTGTTCGTCGCTGCATGGTGGAGTTGAAGGTGCAGCGCCCGATTCCCAGAAAGAAACGCCGTCCATCGGCATGCCCTACCTCTATCGTTCTCTGGCCAGCGGGCCGCCGAGTTCAGGTCGATGCCATACGGCTCAGCTTGCCGGACGGGATCTGCTGGGCTTATCTCGTCCTGGACGTAGAAAGTCGCGCACTGCTGCACATTGAAGTGGTCCGGAATCTCTCTGCCAGCAGCGCGGTCACCGCGCTGCAACGGGGAGTCTATGTGCTGCACCATCTCGGCATACACGAGCAGCTCCTGATCATGACTGATGGTGGCTCAGATTTTACGTCTGGCGCATTCCAGGCGGCCTGTCAGGAGCCGGGCAACTGGGTACGGGCCAAGGTCTCACAGAAGCGAGGAATGGGCATCCTGGAAAGGCTCAACCGGACCTTCAAATATGACGGCGTCTTCCGGGAAGAATTGACGAATATTGCCCAGCTTCGTGCGTTCAGCACGAAGTTTAAAAACTGGTACAACTCTGGAAGGAGACATTCCAGTCTGGGGTATGCCTACCCCTGGGTTAAACTGCTGGAAGCTACGGAATCTTCGAACGTGGCTTGA
- a CDS encoding M12 family metallopeptidase translates to MLPYIYIVDGQFNRHTLQHEMGHAAGLHHEHQRCDRDQYLNLTNTWWNRTINPLNWNRLCEWGEQIGKFDYDSIMMYHPGTSPKYTQLPSATSGYEGTLQTGVWSSNTPYDLSRSDLNGLRTLYP, encoded by the coding sequence ATGCTGCCCTATATCTATATCGTTGATGGTCAGTTCAACAGGCACACGCTTCAGCACGAGATGGGCCACGCGGCAGGCCTGCACCACGAGCATCAGCGCTGCGACCGCGACCAGTATCTGAATCTCACCAATACGTGGTGGAACCGCACCATCAACCCTTTGAACTGGAATCGCCTGTGCGAGTGGGGTGAACAGATCGGGAAGTTTGACTACGACTCCATCATGATGTACCACCCGGGTACCTCACCGAAGTACACACAGCTCCCTTCCGCCACCTCTGGCTATGAGGGCACCCTACAAACTGGCGTTTGGTCAAGCAATACGCCCTATGACCTGAGTCGGAGTGACCTAAACGGCCTTAGAACACTCTATCCTTGA